Part of the Citrus sinensis cultivar Valencia sweet orange chromosome 2, DVS_A1.0, whole genome shotgun sequence genome, tttcttaaaaggTCCGTTGTTGGGCACAAAGTGGCACCATCGTTGGTGATTCAAATTTGACTCACATGAATGATAAATTAGTATTTGTTGAATTgctcaaaaataataataaatagaaaaagggaaataaattttaacacaacaatttacaatttagttttatctcctggaaaattatttttctttattgtttttaatttataaacaaaataaagaaacaatttcAACTGAGATCAAACAGTTCTAACATGCGTCATAGTAGATGAACTCTCCTAAATCCTAATATTTGTGGACAACGGTGTGGGATTCATGTGACACGTCTCTCTAAATATTTTAGcactataaattaattatttattttatgtgtatatatcaCAATTTTATACGATGAGTATtattaatatgtaaataagtaataaattagtttgatttattgaaaaaaaaatgatttgtcAAGAGATTTAATGACGCACGCCTTTCcagttattttagttttaagaaAATGTTAATTCATGCATATTACGTATAGGCTATAAACTATTATTTGgcataaaaattcaaaatgaagaCTACTTACTCTAGCAAATTAGTTAAGTAACATACTCGATTGTGCAATTTAAAACGttcaattgtttattttaagtcaaataattgatattgCATCTTTGCTTGACCACTGACCCTTTGGGGTTGTCCGTGGTGATGTTCAAAGGAACTTCCGTGGAGTACACTCGTTACGGGTCTGTTTGGCAGGTGCAATAGATCATATTTTGGGactcataaaatttttttattttaaaataacataaaattatattatttaatttatggaGTTCATTGAAGTACTCGTTAGACTTGTCAAATGATATACTATTAGTAGTATGCACATCATTTTAACAGGTTGAAGTAGTGCGCCTGTTCCACATAAGTTTTTCTcataagataatatattagGATCAGGAGGGTCATAAACAATCCACATCCATTGTTTattaatcaataacaaaacatttttaaaGGTGATTTTGTTGGGAGAATCTGTGCCTCCCAGTTCCCGGTTCGAGCAGAGATTTCTAATCTGAGTTGTAGTACAGGCTTAAAGGTGTCTCCCACAGTTGGAGCCCTCCCCAAGATACCTCGtggttaagacaaaaaaaaaaaaaacaaaatatttttaaaggaTTGGATTAACTCCTAAAGTAAAAGTAAGAGGTCATGGTTCAAGTCCAacgaaaatattttacttcgACGATGGGGAGGGGTGGggtcaaatataataataataaaatcactttaGTTTTATGAgatttcattaaataaaatcgtttattttttttaaattggattaggattgtttttattttaagttctCTGagtttttaaacattttatattatgaattttttaataatagaatATGGAtaagagttaattttttttttaattaacatcaATTAGTACACGAACTTTTGCTCAAGAAAAGTTCAAAGCAGTATTGATTGACCGTTCAAGAAGCTTCGTTGGaaactttttttgttttcttttgaggTTGCTCTGTTGTACAACTTAGAAGACTAGAAGCTctgatttaacaaaaaaattagtggTTTTTATACTATAAAGATGAAATTTAAGATggttattaacttttattctatttaaGATGGGTATAGcctttgattttattcattatatttttaatcttcGTAGAGGAATAATTAGTTTGTATTTCGGTAAAAGATGCAAAATGTTAGTAAGCGGATTCAAAAAATGGAAATATATTTGCTCAATAAAAccataaaatgatttttaaaccagaaaatgaacttaatatttcaaaattaggCTTCgaaaacatattaatttaaccagaagatgaaagagaaaatgGAGCGTGCGGCTGAATTTACTTACAGGACGTCAACTTTTGACTGACTAATTCATCGGTGACAAATAAACATCGATATTTACTAGCTAGCGATGCAAGAATGTGAGTTGTTATTTGTATCTTCCCGAAATTTTCAACAGAATATTCCAATAATTTACTGTTGCTTTTTTAGCTTTGCGATATTTCTGAACACGTACTAGAGATTATTGATATGTCTTATTTCATGCAGTAACTTAATTTGCTCGTAGATACGTCTTAATTAAATGACGAACCAAAAATGCACGGCTACTTTGCGTCACGTTGCTCATTGATTTGTCTTATTTATGCAGCGAACTTTGAGGCAATTAATAATGATCACGTATTTATTGAAGTTTGATAATGATCTTATATgtcaaatattgaaataaatctTGGTGGACTCTTTCAGACTTGGCTTACTTAAATTTGGCAACTGTTCTTTCACTTGCGAAACCATGCAGCCCTTTATTCCCTTCATGCCTAGTTGTGAATGATTGGCCAATTTGCTTGCCgccaattaaaattcaaataatggGTCGATCAAAGTGACCAAACAAGACagatataaatcatatttatcttGGAGTTTTATGTGTTTTGAGAAACTTCGTCTAATAGCACTATAACAATTGCGGCCATGACAATGGCTAAACGTGTGCATGACCTCGCACaccattaataatttctaCGTAAGTTGGTGATCAATCAATGTGTACATGTATACATGATATGTCATGCCCGAAATCTAGACGGGTATAAGGGCGATCCTTACATACAATTCACGGTTCAAACGTGGCGAAAGCTCTAAAGTAAataaacttatcatctttatataattaaaattcaaccCTTGAACGGCGGAAGActttaaatgttaaatcatTTATGATTCTTAAATCAAGTCATTCTCTTTACTCATCATGGatcaatcttaatttttaagaaaaaaatttatataccaaaatacacatatacatatttatataccaagcaaatttataaaataccaaaatctttttaaaacatcGTAGACAAACTTTTCAAACATATAATCTTTCCAAATTTATAATCATTTAACAATTACAAGCAGACACAAATTAGGTAAGTATTTATATACTTGAAACttcattaaaacatttaaatatttaaacatAGTTAATTAGCTCATGCCTCGTAGTCCTTAACATATGATGTCACGTTATGCACAAAGTGGGGTGTGGTTTTTCAAAACATATAGCATCATGTTAGGAAATATGTCTTCCTCTTTAATGAGGATTTGTAAatcctaaattaaaatattttttagacttttcttatttagttgttttcttattcatgaggattcatatttaaaaaataagtaatttccATTTAAAACTTAGCTTATTTAAGGAAGAACACAATTTGTATGAGAAAAAGAATACTACTTGTAGAAGAAATAGTCATACTACTTGTCTCAACAATCAATTTCTCTACAAGTagacaatttttaatatgagAGAAACAGTAGTTCTATTAAGAGATTGAGTattattggggttttgggtgtAAAGAATATATTAGAGTGattgttcttattttttgcatagtatatttttctcttctcgtCCTTGGCAGCCATAGTTTTTCTCTAATATAAGAGTTTTCTCACGTAAATTCTTATATTgtgtaattagttttattctctatttattttctgtttattatttgtttgatattttttctttcaagatattggaacaaattaaaatttctaacaAGTTGTATCAGAGCTAAGCTTgttttgaaaagtaattatGCCATCAATAAGATTTCAATCTGCatatagaaacaaaaaagtttAATGGAATAATCAATTTTGGCTTGTGGCATATTCAAGTCAAGTATATACTAGTTCAATCTATGTTACATAAGGAAAGCAAAAGCAATGTAAAACTTCGTAGGAACTCGTAGAGGTATGTGGACAATTAAGGCACTTTGAAGAAGATTGTCGAAATAGAGCAAGTTTGGCAAATAAATCTAAATCAGTAGATGGAGATACTGATAATATTAGCTAATGGTGTATCTCTTTAGTCCATAAGAGATTGGTTTATCTTTTTTTGGTGTGCCATGGAAAAGAGTGTGTCATTGTTAGTGGCTCTAAAAGATTTGCATTCAAGGCATGTGTTTGACATTTGTGCAAGCTATATgaagtaatttttatgttgatgGTGCTGGAGGCTCTCAAGTAGCCAAACATGAGAGTGggtatttttagaaatttaatcgACATGTACCGAATATGTGTACTTTGGATAAGATAGAGTATGACAATTATTGGTGTACAGAATTACAGCATCTGGATAGAGACCATAATGGAGTGATTCTCATAAGCTCTATGCGAATATGGTTTGGTGCAGTAAAGGAGGTAGAGATGACATGGCTATGGATACACGGTGGATCATGTTTTGTCACCTAATTGAAAAACTCACTAAGGTGGAGATTGTAAGGAAATAtctcttatttcttaatgAGGATTTGTAAATCTTAAATAGGATATTTTCTaggtttttcttatttaatagttttcttatttaaaaggATCCTTATTTGAGGAATAAGTAATTTCCTTTTAGAATTTAGTTTATTCAAGAATGAATATAATTTCTATAAGGAAATGAATACtacttgtaaaaaaaataatcactataCATAAGGAAGTTGTGTCCACTTGTTTACATAATACaacaatcaatttatttaaattagataGTTTCTAATGTGAGAGAACAGTGGGTCTATTGAGAGATTGTGTGTTATTAAGGTTTTGGGTGTGAggaaaatacttaaataattataataattttctacaTAGTAGATTTTTCTCCCGTCGTCCTTGGCGACTGGGATTTTTCTCTAATACAAAGTTTTTCATGTAAATTCTTGTGTTATATGATTAATACTATTCTccatttatcttttatttattattttttaaatattttttcttacaaaatcTTGGTCAGATTAAAATTCCTTAAGACACTATATGTTAACGACTAAAAGGTATGAGTTAACTaagttcaaatatttaaatgttttagttATGAAATGTTCTTATGATGTTTCCAATATTTAATGCTTGCATAATGATTCAATCACTTATATGTTTTTAACATTGTACAatgttttaaatgttaaatggttataaatttcaaaagattATATGTTACGTTAAAAGTCAACTCCCCATTTTTGGGGACCATTGATCGCCGCCATCACCTCCTGTCCGAAATACCTTTCGCTGAACGGAATCAATAGAATTTCTTGGTGACCGGACACCACTTCTTAAAAGGGATTGTCAATAGAGGTATAAACTCCCAGGGTAAGACTAGGTTAGTTTTCTACGAAATCATGGTATTTCATATATTTGCATAGTGTATAAATATGTACGCATGTATTTTGTTACATGAAAAactgatttatttattgagCTAGTATTCATTATAGTTCATTACGATTCTCAGATATCAAGATTGATTCATGATGAGTAAGGAGAAAGACTTGATTTAAGAATCATAAatgatttaacatttaaagtctttttctatttaagggttgaaatttttattatataaagatGATGAGTTTATTAGTTATAAAGATGATATTAGGGTATAAGAGGATATATGATTGAATTGTTTTGTAAGAATCACCCTCGAACCCATCCGATATTAGGGTATAATAGGATATATGATGAATAATCATGCTTGTAGCCAAAAAAGTgcaaatttagaataaaaactataagaatttttttaatttttttttgggcccTAACGACAATGTGCTATTTTTGTGTGGACGTATCCCTATTCGTATatgattaaaacaaaatgtatGGCGCTATCAgctctaaataaatttgatttccaAAAGTCAGAAGCCGATATATTGCGTCTTTCTCTAATTTTGtactttgaattttcttgGTCAAATTGGAAGGAGGCTGGCCGGTGACTTGCACGATCTTCTTTTCTattctttcattaattaattcaaaattaaattaaaaagatgatagaaaaattaagattgaAGGATCAGATAGCCAGGTCATCAACTATAGTTCCAATTTCATGAACTTGCtgcattataaataatatcttAATGTCTCCtcttaacaaaacaaaatatggagATTATGAGGCTTACAATCACAAAACTTTCATTATTACTTCCAGTTCTTCTTTTCTTGTCCATTTCATGGAGAGCAAGAGCCACTTCAGTTTCTGtgcatgaaaattttattcaatgtCTTTTAAGCCATTCTCAGCCTTCCCATCCAATCTCTCCAGCTATTTTTACTCCGCAAAACTCTTCATTTTCGTCTGTATTGCAAGCTCAAATTCGAAACCTTCGCTTCAACTCAACTTCAACACCAAAGCCATTCCTAATCATAACCGCTTTGCATGAATCCCATATCCAAGCAGCCATCATTTGCGCTCGTAAACATGGCCTGCAAATGAAAATCCGAAGCGGCGGCCATGACTACGAGGGCTTATCTTATGTTTCCCATGTCCCATTCTTCGTCCTCGACATGTTCAATCTTCATTCTGTTGATGTCGACATCGAAACCGAGACTGCTTGGGTTCAGACCGGAGCAACTCTCGGAGAAGTTTACTATCGGATTTCCGAAAAAAGTAAAACTCATGGCTTCCCTGCTGGGGTTTGTCCTACTGTTGGTGTTGGTGGACACATAGGTGGTGGTGGCTATGGCAATATGATGAGAAAATACGGGTTGACAGTTGATAACATTGTCGATGCAAAGCTGGTTGATGTAAGTGGAAGGCTTTTGGATAGAAAGTCAATGGGTGAAGATCTGTTTTGGGCTATCAGAGGAGGCGGAGGAGCAAGCTTCGGAGTTGTGCTAGCTTATAGAATCAAACTCGTTCGTGTTCCTGAAACTGTCACTGTGTTTCAGGTTCGGAAAACTTTGGAACAGAATGCTACTGAGATTGTGTATCGTTGGCAGCAAGTTGCGTCCAAGCAGCTGCCTGATGATCTCTTCGTTAGACTTATACTCGATGTCGTAAATGGCACAAAATCTGGGACAAAGACTGTCAGGGCTTCGTTTCTTTCATTGTTTCTTGGAGACTCTAACAGACTTTTGTCTATAATGAATGAGAGCTTCCCTGAACTGGGGTTAGCTCAATCCGATTGTATTGAAACGAGTTGGATTCGATCGGTTCTGTTTTGGACTAATTTCCAAATTGACGatcctttaaatattttgctcaatCGGACACCTCCAACGCTGACGTTTCTGAAGAGGAAGTCAGATTATGTGAAGCAGCCAATTCCGAAAAATGGCCTGGAATTTATTTGGAAAAGAATGATTGAACTAGAGACACCACAGATGATTTTCAACCCTTACGGAGGGAAAATGGCTGAGATTCCTTCGACGGCGACTCCATTCCCGCATAGAGCTGGAAACTTATGGAAGATTCAGTATGTAACAAATTGGAATGAGCCAGGGACAGATGCA contains:
- the LOC102628955 gene encoding berberine bridge enzyme-like 8, which gives rise to MEIMRLTITKLSLLLPVLLFLSISWRARATSVSVHENFIQCLLSHSQPSHPISPAIFTPQNSSFSSVLQAQIRNLRFNSTSTPKPFLIITALHESHIQAAIICARKHGLQMKIRSGGHDYEGLSYVSHVPFFVLDMFNLHSVDVDIETETAWVQTGATLGEVYYRISEKSKTHGFPAGVCPTVGVGGHIGGGGYGNMMRKYGLTVDNIVDAKLVDVSGRLLDRKSMGEDLFWAIRGGGGASFGVVLAYRIKLVRVPETVTVFQVRKTLEQNATEIVYRWQQVASKQLPDDLFVRLILDVVNGTKSGTKTVRASFLSLFLGDSNRLLSIMNESFPELGLAQSDCIETSWIRSVLFWTNFQIDDPLNILLNRTPPTLTFLKRKSDYVKQPIPKNGLEFIWKRMIELETPQMIFNPYGGKMAEIPSTATPFPHRAGNLWKIQYVTNWNEPGTDAANRYLNLTRKLYGYMTPFVSKNPRQAFFNYRDIDLGINHNGKASFEEAKAYGIKYFLGNFNRLVKIKTKVDPGNFFRNEQSIPVLPH